A DNA window from Camelina sativa cultivar DH55 chromosome 17, Cs, whole genome shotgun sequence contains the following coding sequences:
- the LOC104755547 gene encoding cytochrome P450 87A3-like: MWALFIWVSLLLISITHWVYSWRNPKCRGRLPPGSMGFPLLGETIQFFKPNPTSDIPPFVKERVKKYGPIFKTNLVGRPVIVSTDADLSYFVFQQEGRCFQSWYPDTFTNIFGRNNVGSLHGFMYKYLKSMVLTLFGHDGLKKMLPQVEITASKRLELWSNQDSVELKDATASMIFDLTAKKLISHEPDKSSENLRANFVAFIQGLISFPFDIPGTAYHKCLQGREKAMKMLKSMLQERRKNPRKVPSDFFDYVIEEIQKEGTILTEDIALDLMFVLLFASFETTSLALTLAIKFLTDDPAVLKRLTEEHETILRNREDADSGLTWEEYKSMTYTFQFINETARLANIVPAIFRKTLRDIKFKDYTIPAGWAVMVCPPAVHLNPEKYKDPLVFNPSRWEGSKVTNASKHFMAFGGGMRFCVGTDFTKLQMAAFLHTLVTKYRWEEIKGGDILRTPGLQFPNGYHVRLHKKET, from the exons ATGTGGGCATTGTTCATTTGGGTTTCTCTGCTTCTCATAAGTATCACACATTGGGTTTATAGTTGGAGGAACCCTAAATGCAGAGGGAGGCTTCCACCTGGTTCCATGGGTTTCCCATTACTCGGGGAGACTATCCAATTTTTCAAGCCAAACCCAACTTCAGACATCCCTCCCTTTGTCAAAGAAAGGGTTAAGAA GTATGGCCCTATTTTCAAGACTAATCTCGTGGGCAGACCAGTTATTGTATCAACAGATGCTGATCTGAGTTATTTTGTGTTTCAACAAGAGGGTCGTTGTTTCCAGAGTTGGTATCCAGACACTTTTACCAACATCTTTGGGAGAAATAATGTGGGTTCACTACATGGGTTCATGTACAAGTACCTTAAAAGCATGGTCTTGACTCTCTTTGGCCATGATGGTCTCAAGAAGATGCTTCCTCAAGTCGAAATAACTGCAAGTAAGAGGTTAGAGCTTTGGTCAAATCAAGATTCAGTAGAACTCAAAGATGCAACCGCAAGC ATGATCTTTGATCTCACCGCAAAGAAGTTGATCAGCCATGAACCAGACAAGTCATCAGAGAATCTAAGAGCAAACTTTGTTGCTTTTATTCAGGGATTGATCTCCTTCCCTTTTGACATCCCAGGCACAGCTTATCACAAATGTCTACAG GGTAGGGAAAAGGCAATGAAAATGTTGAAGAGTATGCTTCAAGAGAGGCGTAAGAACCCGAGGAAGGTCCCAAGTGATTTCTTTGATTACGTTATTGAAGAGATTCAGAAAGAGGGAACAATTCTGACAGAGGATATTGCACTGGACTTGATGTTTGTCTTACTATTTGCCAGCTTCGAAACAACATCTCTCGCTTTAACTTTAGCTATCAAGTTTCTTACAGATGACCCTGCAGTCCTAAAGCGTTTAACG GAAGAACATGAGACTATTCTAAGAAATCGGGAAGATGCAGACTCAGGACTTACATGGGAAGAATACAAGTCAATGACTTACACATTTCAG TTTATAAACGAAACAGCGAGACTAGCAAACATAGTTCCTGCAATCTTCAGAAAGACGTTGAGAGATATAAAATTCAAAG ATTATACCATTCCAGCCGGCTGGGCGGTGATGGTCTGTCCTCCAGCTGTACATTTGAATCCAGAAAAGTATAAAGATCCTTTAGTCTTCAATCCATCAAGATGGGAG GGATCAAAAGTTACCAACGCATCAAAGCACTTTATGGCGTTTGGTGGCGGTATGAGGTTCTGTGTTGGAACCGACTTCACCAAATTGCAGATGGCTGCGTTTCTTCACACCTTGGTAACAAAATACAG ATGGGAAGAGATTAAAGGAGGAGACATACTTCGAACTCCTGGATTACAGTTTCCAAATGGTTACCATGTCAGACTCCATAAAAAAGAGACTTAG
- the LOC104755544 gene encoding RHOMBOID-like protein 6, mitochondrial, producing the protein MSSRDMERGRKHRGDTQWTSWLTPTIVLANVAVFIVVMFINDCPKTTNGANGDCVAKFLRRFSFQPLRENPLLGPSSSTLEKMGALEWRKVVQGNEKWRLITSMWLHAGVFHLFTNMFNVIFFGIRLEQQFGFIRIGLIYLISGFGGNILSALFLQNSISVGASGALLGLMGAMLSELLINWTIYANKLAALFTILFIIAINLAIGLLPWVDNFAHIGGFLTGFFLGFVLLIRPQLGWEESRNSTQYGARARSKYNPCQYMLFFIAAVVVVAGLTVGIVMLFKGENGNKHCKWCHRLDCYPTSKWSC; encoded by the exons atgtccAGTAGAGATATGGAGAGAGGTAGGAAACACAGAGGGGACACCCAGTGGACGTCCTGGCTGACTCCGACTATTGTCTTGGCTAATGTCGCCGTCTTCATTGTTGTCATGTTCATTAACGACTGCCCCAAGACGACCAATGGTGCAAACGGAGATTGCGTGGCTAAGTTTCTGCGTAGGTTCTCGTTCCAGCCACTCAGAGAAAACCCTCTCTTAGGCCCATCTTCTTCCAC ATTGGAGAAAATGGGAGCTTTGGAATGGAGGAAAGTCGTGCAAGGCAATGAAAAATGGAGGCTCATCACATCTATGTGGCTCCACGCTGGTGTCTTTCACCTTTTTACTAATATGTTTAACGTGATCTTCTTCGGTATCCGCCTTGAGCAGCAGTTTGGCTTCA TAAGAATTGGACTCATCTACTTAATATCGGGATTTGGCGGAAACATTCTCTCAGCTCTCTTCCTTCAAAATAGCATCTCAGTTGGTGCCTCGGGTGCTCTCCTTGGACTCATGGGAGCAATGTTGTCAGAGCTTCTCATCAACTGGACTATCTACGCCAACAAG CTAGCGGCTTTGTTCACAATCTTGTTCATCATAGCAATCAATTTGGCAATAGGATTGCTTCCTTGGGTTGACAACTTTGCTCACATTGGTGGTTTCTTAACCGGATTTTTCCTCGGGTTTGTACTACTGATCCGGCCTCAGTTAGGATGGGAAGAGTCACGCAACTCTACGCAGTATGGTGCACGTGCCAGATCAAAGTATAACCCGTGCCAGTACATGTTGTTCTTTATAGCCGCTGTAGTTGTCGTAGCGGGTTTAACAGTTGGGATTGTGATGCTTTTCAAAGGAGAGAATGGGAACAAACATTGCAAATGGTGCCATCGCCTTGACTGTTATCCTACTTCCAAATGgtcttgttga
- the LOC104755542 gene encoding pentatricopeptide repeat-containing protein At1g12300, mitochondrial-like, whose translation MTLMIRRWSSKKALKFVQPRETGTLRNALLLQNLVSCCHRDFSGFSGRNLSYRERLRSGLVYIKEDDAVDIFQSMIRSRPRPSLVDFSRLFSAVARTKQYDLVLELCKQMELSGIAHDIYTLSIMINCFCRGCKLGFAFSSMGKIIKLGYEPNTITFTTLINGLCLQGRVSEAVGLVDRMIEMGQTPNLITINTLVNGLCLNGKVSEAVVLIDRMVEIGCQPDEVTYGPVLNVMCKSGKTALAMELLRKMEERNIKRDAFKYNILIDGLCKDGSLGDAFNLFNEMEMRGIKSNIITYNTLIRGFCNAGRWDDGAKLLRDMITRNIAPDVFTFNALIDNFAKEGKLVEAKDLYEEMITRGIAPDTITYNSLIDGFCKENRLEEANQMLGLMVSKGCDPDTVIYNIIINCYCKAKRVDDGLELFRKMSLRGVVVNTVTYSTLIQGFCQSGKLNVAKELFQEMVSRGVPPNIVTYSILLDGLCDSGELKKALEIFEKIQKSKMELDIGIYNIIIHGLCNASKVDDAWDLFCSLPVRGVMPEVKTYTTMISGLCKKGSLLEANMLLRKMKEDEHEPDGCTYNTLIRAHLRGSDINTSAEFIEEMKKGGFAADASTIKMVMDMLSDGRLNKGFLDMLS comes from the exons ATGACGTTGATGATACGGAGATGGAGTTCTAAAAAAGCTTTGAAATTTGTTCAGCCTCGCGAGACAGGTACTCTGAGAAATGCTTTACTCCTACAAAATCTTGTTTCTTGCTGCCATCGAGACTTTTCTGGTTTCAGCGGTAGAAATCTCTCTtacagagagagattgagaagtgGGCTTGTATATATTAAGGAAGATGATGCTGTTGATATCTTCCAATCCATGATTAGGTCTCGTCCTCGTCCTAGTCTCGTTGATTTCAGTAGATTGTTTAGTGCCGTTGCCAGGACAAAACAGTACGATCTTGTGTTAGAGCTCTGCAAGCAAATGGAGTTGAGTGGGATTGCCCATGACATCTACACTTTGAGTATTATGATCAATTGTTTCTGTCGAGGTTGTAAACTCGGTTTTGCCTTTTCTTCTATGGGGAAGATCAT AAAACTTGGGTATGAGCCTAACACCATCACTTTTACAACTTTGATTAACGGATTATGTCTCCAGGGCCGAGTCTCCGAAGCCGTGGGGTTAGTTGATCGAATGATAGAAATGGGACAAACACCCAATCTCATTACGATTAACACTTTGGTTAATGGACTTTGTCTCAATGGCAAAGTCTCTGAAGCTGTGGTTTTGATAGATCGAATGGTTGAAATTGGTTGTCAACCTGATGAAGTTACCTATGGACCGGTTTTAAATGTAATGTGCAAGTCCGGCAAAACTGCCTTGGCCATGGAATTGCTCAGAAAGATGGAAGAAAGAAATATCAAGCGCGATGCATTCAAATACAATATCCTCATTGATGGGCTTTGCAAAGACGGGAGCCTCGGAGACGCATTCAACCTATTCAATGAGATGGAAATGAGAGggatcaaatcaaatattattaccTACAACACTCTCATTAGAGGCTTCTGTAATGCTGGTAGATGGGATGATGGTGCCAAATTGCTTAGGGATATGATCACAAGGAATATCGCCCCAGACGTCTTCACATTCAACGCATTGATTGATAATTTTGCGAAAGAGGGAAAACTTGTAGAGGCCAAAGACTTGTACGAGGAGATGATCACAAGAGGTATAGCTCCTGATACTATTACATACAATTCTTTGATAGATGGGTTTTGCAAAGAGAACCGCCTAGAGGAGGCAAACCAGATGCTGGGTCTGATGGTTAGCAAAGGGTGTGACCCTGATACCGTTATTtataacattatcataaattgtTATTGTAAGGCTAAGCGGGTTGACGATGGTTTGGAACTCTTCCGCAAAATGTCCCTGAGAGGAGTGGTTGTTAATACAGTTACTTATAGCACTCTAATCCAAGGGTTTTGTCAATCGGGAAAACTTAATGTTGCTAAAGAACTCTTCCAAGAGATGGTTTCTCGTGGTGTTCCTCCTAATATTGTGACGTATTCTATTTTGCTGGATGGTTTGTGTGACAGTGGAGAACTAAAAAAAGCATtggaaatatttgaaaaaatacaGAAGAGTAAGATGGAACTTGATATTGGTATCTATAATATCATCATTCACGGGTTGTGCAATGCTAGTAAGGTGGATGATGCTTGGGATTTATTCTGTAGTCTACCAGTTAGAGGAGTGATGCCCGAGGTTAAGACATACACCACAATGATTTCAGGATTATGTAAGAAAGGGTCACTCTTGGAAGCAAATATGTTGCTTAGAAAAATGAAGGAGGATGAGCATGAGCCTGATGGTTGTACATACAACACACTAATACGAGCACATCTCCGAGGTAGTGACATAAATACATCAGCTGAATTCattgaagaaatgaaaaaggGAGGGTTCGCTGCTGATGCGTCCACTATAAAGATGGTTATGGATATGTTATCGGATGGTAGATTGAACAAAGGCTTTTTGGATATGCTTTCTTAG
- the LOC104755541 gene encoding E3 ubiquitin-protein ligase At1g12760-like, producing MSTENNNTGNSSSLPPHSSSSSDAIDPAPLLSNGEDNEGSNGGSGGGERRSVRRQGLREAARFLSRASSGRVMREPSMLVREAAAEQLEERQSDWAYSKPVVVLDIVWNLAFVSVATAVLVMSKDEHPIMPLRVWLLGYALQCVLHMVCVCFEYRRRNRRRTIRNTPRSRSSSSSSSSSSLEEDALVSRRNSNEHDLSLGHLDSESSSIAKHLESANTMFSFIWWIIGFYWVSAGGQELAQESPRIYWLSIVFLGFDVFFVVFCVALACVIGIAVCCCLPCIIAVLYAVADQEGASKEDIEQLTKFKFRKVGDANKHTGDEAQGTTEGIMTECGTDSPIEHTLLQEDAECCICLSAYEDGTELRELPCGHHFHCSCVDKWLYINATCPLCKYNILKSSNLDREEV from the exons atgtcAACGGAGAATAATAATACGGGGAATTCGTCATCCCTGCCAccacattcatcatcatcctccgaCGCAATCGATCCAGCACCGTTGCTTTCAAACGGAGAAGATAATGAAGGAAGCAACGGAGGAAGTGGTGGGGGAGAACGGAGATCTGTGAGGAGACAAGGTTTGAGAGAAGCCGCGAGGTTTCTAAGTCGTGCGAGTAGCGGACGTGTTATGAGGGAACCATCTATGCTCGTGAGAGAGGCTGCGGCTGAGCAGCTAGAGGAGAGACAAAGCGATTGGGCTTATTCGAAGCCTGTGGTGGTTCTTGACATCGTTTGGAACCTTGCTTTTGTTTCCGTTGCCACGGCTGTTTTGGTTATGAGCAAGGACGAGCATCCGATTATGCCGCTTAGAGTTTGGCTTTTGGGTTATGCTTTGCAATGCGTTTTGCAtatggtttgtgtttgttttgagtATCGGAGGAGGAATAGGAGGAGAACGATTAGGAATACTCCACGCTcacgctcttcttcttcttcttcgtcttcttcttccttggagGAAGATGCTTTGGTTTCCAGGAGGAATTCGAATGAACACGACTTGTCTCTTGGGCACTTGGACAGCGAAAGCAGCAG TATTGCAAAACATCTGGAATCTGCCAAtacaatgttttcttttatatggTGGATCATTGGGTTCTACTGGGTATCTGCTGGTGGCCAAGAGTTGGCACAAGAATCCCCTCGGATTTACTG GTTGTCTATTGTCTTTCTTGGTTTCGATGTGTTCTTTGTTGTCTTCTGTGTTGCGTTGGCCTGCGTTATTGGAATTGCTGTCTGCTGTTGCCTTCCATGCATCATTGCAGTTCTATACGCCGTTGCAGATCAG GAAGGTGCTTCAAAAGAAGACATTGAGCAGCTCACCAAATTCAAGTTTCGCAAAGTAGGTGATGCCAACAAACACACTGGTGATGAAGCCCAAGGAACTACTGAGGGGATAATGACCGAGTGTGGTACAGATTCACCGATTGAACATACTCTTTTGCAAGAGGATGCG GAATGTTGCATCTGTCTTTCTGCATATGAAGACGGAACAGAACTAAGGGAACTTCCATGTGGCCACCATTTCCACTGCTCCTGCGTAGACAAATGGCTATACATAAACGCGACTTGCCCACTCTGCAAATACAACATCCTCAAGAGTAGCAACTTGGATCGAGAGGAAGTCTAG
- the LOC104755553 gene encoding DEAD-box ATP-dependent RNA helicase 47, mitochondrial-like, which yields MAASASTRFLLLLKEFSAFRKISWTSGATNYHRQSRLLCHVAKEDGSLTLASLDLGKKPRKFGRSKATKLEGSYVTEMGQGKVRALKNDKMKVVREKKPAEIVSPLFSAKSFEELGLPDSLLDSLEREGFSVPTDVQSAAVPAIIKGHDAVIQSYTGSGKTLAYLLPILSEIGPLAETSRSSDSESEKRTEIQAMIVAPSRELGMQIVREVEKLLGPVHRRMVQQLVGGANRMRQEEALKKNKPAIVVGTPGRIAEISKGGKLHTHGCRFLVLDEVDELLSFNFREDIHRILEHVGKRSGAGPKGEVDERANRQTILVSATVPFSVIRAAKSWSHEPVLVQANKVTPLDTVQPSAPAISLTPTTSEANGQIQTTIQSLPPALKHYYCISKHQHKVDTLRRCVHALDAQSVIAFMNHSRQLKDVVYKLEARGMNSAEMHGDLGKLGRSTVLKKFKNGEIKVLVTNELSARGLDVAECDLVVNLELPTDAVHYAHRAGRTGRLGRKGTVVTVCEESQVFIVKKMEKQLGLPFLYCEFVDGELVVTEEDKAIIR from the coding sequence ATGGCGGCATCAGCTTCAACCCGATTCCTCCTTCTGCTCAAAGAGTTTTCAGCCTTCAGAAAGATATCATGGACTTCTGGTGCAACTAATTACCACCGGCAATCTCGTTTGTTATGCCATGTTGCTAAAGAAGACGGGTCTCTCACTCTTGCAAGCCTTGATTTGGGTAAAAAGCCAAGGAAATTTGGGAGAAGTAAGGCGACAAAGCTTGAGGGAAGCTATGTTACTGAAATGGGTCAAGGTAAGGTAAGAGCGTTAAAGAACGATAAAATGAAAGTAGTGAGGGAAAAGAAACCAGCTGAGATAGTGTCGCCTTTGTTTTCTGCAAAATCCTTTGAGGAGCTTGGCCTCCCAGATTCATTGTTAGACAGCTTGGAAAGAGAAGGTTTCTCTGTCCCAACAGATGTCCAATCAGCAGCTGTCCCAGCAATAATCAAAGGTCACGATGCAGTGATTCAGTCTTACACAGGATCTGGCAAAACCCTCGCTTATCTGCTTCCAATATTATCCGAGATTGGTCCGCTAGCAGAAACATCTAGAAGCTCCGACAGTGAAAGCGAGAAGAGGACTGAGATTCAGGCGATGATTGTTGCTCCATCAAGAGAACTCGGTATGCAGATAGTAAGAGAGGTGGAGAAACTGCTTGGACCTGTTCACCGTAGAATGGTTCAGCAGTTGGTAGGAGGTGCGAACCGAATGAGGCAAGAAGAGGCccttaagaaaaataaacccGCAATTGTTGTTGGCACTCCTGGGAGAATTGCAGAGATAAGCAAAGGTGGGAAATTGCACACTCATGGGTGTAGATTCTTGGTGCTAGACGAAGTCGATGAGCTTTTATCGTTTAATTTCCGAGAAGATATCCATCGAATACTAGAGCATGTAGGAAAGAGATCTGGGGCTGGTCCTAAAGGGGAAGTCGATGAACGTGCTAACCGACAGACAATTCTAGTCTCTGCAACTGTGCCATTCTCGGTGATCCGAGCAGCTAAGAGCTGGAGTCACGAGCCGGTTCTTGTCCAAGCCAACAAAGTCACTCCTCTTGATACCGTTCAACCATCTGCACCGGCGATTAGCTTAACTCCCACGACTTCTGAGGCTAATGGCCAGATTCAGACTACTATCCAGAGCTTACCTCCAGCTTTAAAACACTATTACTGCATCTCAAAACATCAACACAAAGTCGACACGTTAAGGAGATGCGTTCACGCCCTCGACGCCCAATCGGTTATAGCTTTCATGAACCACTCGAGGCAGCTCAAAGACGTGGTCTACAAACTAGAAGCTCGTGGTATGAATTCAGCTGAGATGCACGGAGATCTCGGGAAGCTAGGGAGATCAACAGTTCTAAAGAAGTTCAAGAACGGGGAAATTAAGGTACTGGTGACAAATGAGCTCTCTGCTAGGGGCCTTGATGTTGCTGAATGTGACCTGGTGGTGAATCTAGAGCTTCCAACGGATGCGGTTCACTATGCTCATAGAGCTGGGAGAACAGGAAGGCTGGGAAGGAAAGGAACGGTGGTAACAGTGTGTGAGGAATCACAAGTGTTTAtagtgaagaagatggagaagcagCTTGGTTTGCCTTTCTTGTATTGTGAGTTTGTTGATGGAGAGCTTGTTGTCACTGAGGAAGACAAAGCTATTATAAGGTAA
- the LOC104755552 gene encoding pentatricopeptide repeat-containing protein At1g12300, mitochondrial-like: protein MTLMIRRWSSKKALKFVEPRLPETGTLRNALLLHCPNELFSCCERDFSSFSDRNLSYREKLGSGLVDIKADDAVNLFQDMIHSRPLPTVIDFSRLFGAVARTKQYDLVLDLCKQMELNGIAHSIYTLSSMINCFCRRRKLGFAFSVLGKILKLGYEPNTITFTTLINELCLEGRVSEAVGLVDRMVEMGHTPNLITINTLVNGLCLNGKVSEAVVLIDRMVANGCQPSEVTYGPVLKVMCKSGKTALAMELLRNMEERKMKLDAAKYNILIDGLCKDKNLDDALNLFNEMEVKGFKADVITYTTLIKGFCNDGRWDDGAQLLRDMITRRITPNVVTFNVLIDSFVKEGKLLEAEALHNEMIRRGIAPNTITYNSLIDGFCKENRLDKANQMLDLMVSKECNPDIVTFNILIYGYCKAERVDDGFELFRKMSLRGVVANTVTYNTLVQGFRQSGKLEVAKELFQEMVFRGVHPDIVTYSILLDGLCDNGEIEKALEIFEKIQKSKMELDIGIYNIIIHGMCNDGKVDDAWDLFSSLPLRGVMPNVKTYTTMISGLCKKGSLSEANMLLRKMKEEGCEPDNWTYNTLIRAHLLVSDVTTSAELIEEMKRCRLAADASTIKMVD, encoded by the coding sequence ATGACGTTGATGATACGGAGATGGAGTTCTAAAAAAGCTTTGAAATTTGTTGAGCCTCGCCTCCCGGAGACAGGTACTCTGAGAAATGCTTTACTCCTCCATTGCCCGAATGAGCTGTTTTCTTGCTGCGAACGAGACTTTTCTAGTTTCAGCGATAGAAATCTCTCTTACAGAGAGAAATTGGGAAGTGGGCTTGTAGATATTAAGGCAGATGATGCTGTCAATCTCTTCCAAGACATGATTCACTCTCGTCCTCTTCCCACTGTCATTGATTTCAGTAGATTGTTTGGTGCTGTTGCCAGGACAAAACAGTACGATCTTGTTTTGGATCTCTGCAAGCAAATGGAATTGAATGGGATTGCACATAGCATCTACACTCTGAGTAGTATGATCAATTGCTTCTGCCGACGCCGAAAACTAGGTTTTGCTTTTTCTGTTTTGGGGAAGATCCTAAAACTTGGGTATGAGCCTAACACCATCACTTTTACAACTTTGATAAACGAATTATGTCTCGAGGGCCGAGTTTCCGAAGCCGTGGGATTAGTTGATCGAATGGTAGAAATGGGACATACACCCAATCTCATTACGATTAACACTTTGGTTAATGGACTTTGTCTCAATGGTAAAGTCTCTGAAGCTGTGGTTTTGATAGATCGAATGGTTGCAAATGGTTGTCAACCCAGTGAAGTTACATATGGACCGGTTCTAAAAGTGATGTGCAAGTCCGGCAAAACTGCCTTGGCCATGGAGTTGCTCAGAAAtatggaagaaagaaagatgaagctCGATGCAGCCAAATACAATATCCTCATTGATGGCCTTTGCAAAGACAAAAACCTCGACGATGCACTCAACCTTTTCAACGAAATGGAAGTGAAAGGTTTTAAAGCAGATGTTATTACCTACACCACTCTCATTAAAGGCTTTTGTAATGATGGTAGATGGGATGATGGTGCGCAGTTGCTCAGGGATATGATCACAAGGAGAATCACCCCCAACGTTGTCACATTCAACGTATTGATTGATAGTTTTGTGAAAGAGGGAAAACTTCTAGAGGCCGAAGCACTGCACAATGAGATGATTCGACGAGGTATAGCTCCTAATACTATTACATACAATTCTTTGATAGATGGGTTTTGCAAGGAGAACCGCCTTGACAAGGCAAACCAGATGCTGGACCTGATGGTTAGCAAAGAGTGTAATCCTGATATCGTGACGTTTAATATCCTCATATATGGATATTGTAAGGCTGAGAGGGTTGATGATGGTTTTGAACTGTTCCGCAAAATGTCCCTGAGAGGAGTGGTTGCTAATACAGTTACTTATAACACCCTTGTCCAAGGGTTTCGCCAATCGGGAAAACTTGAGGTTGCCAAAGAACTCTTCCAAGAGATGGTTTTTCGTGGTGTTCATCCTGATATCGTGACTTATTCTATTTTGCTGGATGGGTTGTGTGACAATGGGGAAATAGAAAAAGCattggaaatttttgaaaaaatacaGAAGAGTAAGATGGAACTTGATATTGGTATCTATAACATCATCATTCACGGAATGTGCAATGATGGTAAGGTCGATGATGCTTGGGATTTATTCAGTAGTCTACCTCTTAGAGGAGTGATGCCCAACGTTAAGACATACACCACAATGATTTCAGGATTATGTAAGAAAGGGTCACTCTCGGAAGCAAATATGTTGCTTAGAAAAATGAAGGAGGAAGGGTGTGAGCCAGATAATTGGACATACAACACTCTAATCCGAGCACATCTCCTAGTTAGTGATGTAACGACATCAGCTGAACTCATCGAAGAAATGAAGAGGTGCAGGCTCGCTGCGGATGCGTCCACTATAAAGATGGTTGATTGA